A genomic region of Halomonas aestuarii contains the following coding sequences:
- a CDS encoding lysine exporter LysO family protein: MLSGLLIVLLPLVLGYLVPVQDARLMALVNRGVNASIYVILLLMGVSLAGLDNLAGQLSRLGGQALLLFAVISACNLVALGWLSHRLGLTAGTSTVVAGAPTSKLAAMVGSLSLVGVVVAGVVIGLLLEWLAGSGLFGAAEALAEWVLYALLGLIGCQLRNSGMPLRQIVLNRFGLAIALTLGGSSLVGGLLSAPLLDLTWNEGLAMAAGFGWYSLSGILIGDQLGPLLGGVAFFNDLARELLAFVLIPLVIRRHAALAIGYGGATSMDFTLPVIQQHGGVACVPVAVVSGFILSLLSPPLILFLLSL; this comes from the coding sequence ATGCTGAGCGGTCTGTTGATCGTCCTGTTGCCCCTGGTGCTGGGCTATCTGGTCCCGGTGCAGGATGCCCGGCTGATGGCCCTGGTCAACCGCGGCGTGAACGCCTCGATCTACGTGATCCTGCTGCTGATGGGCGTGAGCCTGGCCGGCCTCGACAACCTGGCCGGCCAGCTCTCGCGCCTGGGCGGCCAGGCCCTGCTGCTGTTCGCGGTGATCTCGGCCTGCAACCTGGTGGCGCTGGGGTGGCTCTCCCACCGGCTCGGCCTCACCGCCGGCACCTCGACGGTGGTGGCCGGGGCCCCCACCAGCAAGCTGGCCGCCATGGTCGGCTCGCTGTCACTGGTGGGCGTGGTCGTGGCCGGCGTGGTGATCGGCCTACTGCTGGAGTGGCTGGCCGGCAGCGGCCTGTTCGGCGCCGCCGAGGCTCTGGCGGAATGGGTGCTCTACGCCCTGCTGGGGCTGATCGGCTGCCAGCTGCGCAACTCCGGCATGCCGCTGCGCCAGATCGTGCTCAACCGCTTCGGCCTGGCCATCGCCCTGACCCTAGGCGGAAGCTCGCTGGTGGGCGGCCTGCTCTCGGCCCCGCTGCTGGACCTCACCTGGAACGAGGGGCTGGCCATGGCGGCCGGCTTCGGCTGGTACTCCCTCTCCGGCATCCTGATCGGCGACCAGCTCGGCCCGCTGCTGGGCGGGGTGGCCTTCTTCAACGACCTGGCCCGAGAGCTCCTCGCCTTCGTGCTGATCCCGCTGGTGATCCGTCGCCATGCCGCGCTGGCCATCGGCTACGGGGGCGCCACCTCCATGGACTTCACCCTGCCGGTGATCCAGCAGCACGGGGGGGTGGCCTGCGTGCCGGTAGCCGTGGTCTCGGGCTTCATCCTCTCGCTGCTGTCGCCCCCGTTGATCCTCTTCCTGCTCTCGCTGTGA
- the doeA gene encoding ectoine hydrolase DoeA (DoeA (degradation of ectoine A) is also called EutD (ectoine utilization D).), with translation MIQVSLPFTREEYATRLWKVRAEMASRGIDVLIVSDPSNMAWLTGYDGWSFYVHQCVLVGLEGEPVWYGRRMDANGALRTCWIDPDNITYYPDYYVQNPDMHPMDYLAQTILPDRGWHEGVVGMEMDNYYFSAKAYQCLLRELPHARFMDANSLVNWCRAIKSPQEIEYMRVAAKIVEGMHTRILEVIEPGLPKSKLVSEIYRVGIEGWRDEQGKIYGGDYPAIVPMLPTGSDAAAPHLTWDDTPFREGEGTFFEIAGVFKRYHAPMSRTVFLGKPPQEFVRAESALLEGIENGLAVAKPGNRTADIAMALGSAMDKYGFDRGGARCGYPIGISYPPDWGERTMSLRPSDLTVLQPGMTFHFMPGLWEDDWGLEITESILITETGCETLADFPRQLFVR, from the coding sequence ATGATCCAGGTTTCCCTGCCCTTCACTCGTGAAGAATATGCGACCCGCCTGTGGAAGGTGCGCGCCGAGATGGCCAGCCGCGGCATCGACGTGCTGATCGTCAGCGATCCCTCCAACATGGCCTGGTTGACCGGCTATGACGGCTGGTCCTTCTACGTCCACCAGTGCGTGCTGGTCGGCCTGGAGGGGGAGCCGGTGTGGTACGGACGGCGAATGGACGCCAACGGGGCGCTGCGCACCTGCTGGATCGACCCGGACAACATCACCTACTACCCGGATTACTACGTCCAGAATCCGGACATGCATCCCATGGACTATCTCGCCCAGACCATCCTGCCCGACCGTGGCTGGCACGAGGGCGTGGTGGGCATGGAAATGGACAACTACTACTTCTCGGCCAAGGCCTACCAGTGCCTGCTGCGCGAGCTGCCCCATGCGCGCTTCATGGATGCCAACTCCCTGGTCAACTGGTGCCGGGCGATCAAGTCGCCCCAGGAGATCGAGTACATGCGGGTGGCGGCGAAGATCGTCGAGGGCATGCACACGCGGATCCTGGAGGTGATCGAGCCGGGCCTGCCCAAGAGCAAGCTGGTGTCGGAGATCTACCGGGTCGGCATCGAGGGCTGGCGCGACGAGCAGGGCAAGATCTATGGGGGCGACTATCCCGCCATCGTGCCCATGCTGCCTACCGGCTCCGATGCCGCTGCCCCGCACCTGACCTGGGACGATACGCCGTTTCGCGAGGGCGAGGGCACCTTCTTCGAGATCGCCGGGGTGTTCAAGCGCTACCACGCTCCCATGTCGCGGACCGTGTTCCTCGGCAAGCCGCCGCAGGAGTTCGTGCGTGCCGAATCGGCGCTGCTGGAGGGCATCGAGAACGGCCTGGCGGTGGCCAAGCCGGGCAATCGCACCGCGGACATCGCCATGGCGCTGGGCTCGGCCATGGACAAGTACGGCTTCGACCGCGGCGGTGCCCGCTGCGGTTACCCCATCGGCATCAGCTACCCCCCGGACTGGGGCGAGCGCACCATGAGTCTGCGCCCCTCGGACCTGACCGTCCTGCAGCCGGGCATGACCTTCCACTTCATGCCCGGCCTGTGGGAGGACGACTGGGGCCTGGAGATCACCGAGAGCATCCTGATCACCGAGACCGGCTGCGAGACCCTGGCCGACTTCCCCCGCCAGCTGTTCGTGCGCTGA
- a CDS encoding SDR family oxidoreductase, giving the protein MSEINGKVVIITGASSGLGEATAHRLAKAGAKLVLGARREDRLQALRDAIVEQGGEAIYHVTDVTERDQVEALAQSAKEAYGRIDVLINNAGLMPLSPLDQLKVDEWEQMVDVNIKGVLYGIAAVLPTMREQHAGHIINLSSVAGHVVFPSAAVYCATKYAVKALSEGIRQEGGEEIRSTNISPGAVATELTSTISDEETAKGVNELYEMAIDADAIARAIVYAIEQPADVDVNELIIRPTKQPL; this is encoded by the coding sequence ATGTCCGAGATCAACGGCAAGGTCGTGATCATTACCGGGGCCAGCAGCGGCCTCGGCGAAGCCACCGCCCACCGCCTGGCGAAGGCCGGGGCGAAACTGGTGCTCGGCGCACGCCGCGAGGACCGTCTGCAGGCCCTGCGTGACGCCATCGTCGAGCAGGGCGGCGAGGCGATCTACCACGTCACCGACGTGACCGAGCGCGACCAGGTCGAGGCCCTGGCGCAGTCCGCCAAGGAGGCCTATGGCCGCATTGACGTGCTGATCAACAACGCCGGTCTGATGCCGCTGTCGCCGCTCGACCAGCTCAAGGTCGACGAGTGGGAGCAGATGGTCGACGTCAACATCAAGGGCGTGCTCTACGGCATCGCCGCGGTGCTGCCGACCATGCGCGAGCAGCATGCCGGCCATATCATCAACCTCTCCTCCGTGGCCGGCCATGTGGTATTCCCCTCCGCCGCCGTCTACTGCGCCACCAAGTACGCGGTCAAGGCGCTCAGTGAGGGTATTCGCCAGGAAGGCGGCGAGGAGATCCGCTCCACCAACATCTCGCCGGGGGCGGTGGCGACCGAGCTCACCTCCACCATCAGCGACGAGGAGACCGCCAAGGGCGTGAACGAGCTCTACGAGATGGCCATCGACGCCGATGCCATCGCCCGGGCGATCGTCTACGCCATCGAGCAGCCGGCGGACGTCGACGTCAACGAGCTGATCATCCGGCCGACCAAGCAGCCGCTGTAA
- a CDS encoding nicotinamidase encodes MTLDVEYGPHDALLVVDMQNDFCEGGALAVRGGAALVPGINAEIEAARAAGALVVASRDWHPVDHVSFAHRGGPWPVHCVQDTEGAAFHPDLALHDDTLRVSKATAFDADAYSAFEGTGLAGYLKEKGIERVVVCGLALDVCVKATALEARRRGFDVLLLEALTAPVDPDAVDDCRCELTDAGAKVRP; translated from the coding sequence ATGACCCTGGATGTGGAATATGGCCCCCATGACGCGCTGCTCGTCGTGGACATGCAGAACGACTTCTGCGAGGGCGGCGCCCTGGCGGTCAGGGGCGGCGCGGCCCTGGTGCCGGGCATCAATGCTGAGATCGAGGCGGCCCGGGCGGCCGGCGCCCTGGTGGTCGCCTCGCGGGACTGGCACCCCGTCGACCACGTGAGCTTCGCGCATCGCGGAGGCCCCTGGCCGGTACACTGCGTCCAGGACACCGAGGGGGCGGCCTTCCATCCCGACCTCGCGCTGCACGACGACACCCTGCGCGTCAGCAAGGCCACGGCCTTCGATGCCGACGCCTACTCCGCCTTCGAGGGCACGGGCCTGGCCGGCTACCTCAAGGAAAAGGGCATCGAGCGGGTGGTCGTCTGCGGCCTGGCGCTGGACGTCTGCGTGAAGGCCACGGCCCTGGAGGCCCGTCGGAGGGGCTTCGACGTGCTGCTGCTGGAGGCCCTCACCGCCCCGGTGGACCCCGACGCCGTGGATGACTGCCGCTGCGAGCTAACGGACGCCGGCGCCAAGGTCCGCCCATGA
- a CDS encoding Lrp/AsnC family transcriptional regulator, giving the protein MKLDRYDLKILEILSRDGRITKSKLAEAINLSVSPCWERVRRLEKAGIIEGYSARINADVLVKRTPVWVQIELKAHNAESFARFEALVHATPEVTECVAVGGGVDYLIKFEADSIDAYQRLMDAWLTGEAGIERYFTYIVTKTVKRPAPGFCPDDLA; this is encoded by the coding sequence ATGAAGCTCGATCGTTACGATCTGAAGATCCTCGAGATCCTGTCCCGGGACGGACGCATCACCAAGTCGAAGCTGGCCGAGGCGATCAACCTCTCCGTCAGCCCCTGCTGGGAACGGGTGCGCCGGCTCGAGAAGGCCGGCATCATCGAGGGCTATTCGGCGCGCATCAATGCCGACGTGCTCGTCAAGCGCACGCCGGTATGGGTGCAGATCGAGCTCAAGGCGCACAATGCCGAGAGCTTCGCCCGCTTCGAGGCCCTGGTCCACGCAACCCCCGAGGTCACCGAGTGTGTGGCCGTGGGCGGTGGCGTCGACTACCTGATCAAGTTCGAGGCCGATTCCATCGATGCCTACCAGCGGCTCATGGATGCCTGGCTGACCGGCGAGGCCGGCATCGAGCGCTACTTCACCTACATCGTCACCAAGACGGTGAAACGTCCCGCCCCGGGTTTCTGCCCGGACGACCTTGCCTGA
- the yghU gene encoding glutathione-dependent disulfide-bond oxidoreductase produces the protein MTDKTQYQPPRVWTWEGESGGKFASINRPVAGATHYQSLPIGEHPLQLYSLATPNGVKVAILLEELLALGHQGAEYDAWLIRIGEGDQFSSGFVEANPNSKIPALVDHGGDAPQRVFESGSILLYLAEKFGAFLPQETGARTETLNWLFWQMGSAPYVGGGFGHFYAYAPEKLEYPINRFTMETKRQLDLLDRTLAEREYIAGDEYTIADIAIYPWYGVLVQGLLYDAGEFLSVDEYPHLQRWARTVAERPAVKRGRMVNRTWGAPSEQLHERHAASDFETRTQDKV, from the coding sequence ATGACGGACAAGACGCAGTACCAGCCTCCCCGGGTCTGGACCTGGGAAGGCGAGAGCGGCGGCAAGTTCGCCAGCATCAACCGCCCGGTGGCCGGAGCCACTCACTACCAGAGCCTGCCCATCGGCGAGCACCCGCTGCAGCTCTACTCGCTGGCCACGCCCAACGGGGTCAAGGTGGCCATCCTGCTGGAGGAGCTGCTGGCGCTGGGCCACCAGGGCGCCGAATACGACGCCTGGCTGATCCGGATCGGCGAGGGGGACCAGTTCTCCAGCGGCTTCGTAGAGGCCAACCCCAACTCCAAGATCCCAGCCCTGGTGGATCACGGCGGGGACGCGCCGCAGCGGGTCTTCGAGTCCGGCTCGATCCTGCTCTACCTGGCCGAGAAGTTCGGGGCCTTCCTGCCGCAGGAGACCGGCGCGCGCACCGAGACACTGAACTGGTTGTTCTGGCAGATGGGGTCTGCGCCCTACGTCGGCGGCGGCTTCGGCCACTTCTACGCCTACGCCCCGGAGAAGCTCGAATACCCGATCAACCGCTTCACCATGGAGACCAAGCGCCAGCTCGACCTGCTGGACCGCACCCTGGCCGAGCGCGAGTACATCGCCGGTGACGAGTACACCATCGCGGACATCGCCATCTATCCCTGGTATGGCGTCCTGGTCCAGGGACTGCTCTACGACGCCGGAGAATTCCTGTCCGTCGACGAGTACCCGCACCTGCAGCGCTGGGCGCGGACCGTCGCCGAGCGCCCGGCGGTCAAGCGGGGCCGCATGGTCAACCGCACCTGGGGCGCCCCCTCGGAGCAGCTGCACGAGCGTCACGCGGCCAGCGACTTCGAGACACGCACCCAGGACAAGGTCTAG
- a CDS encoding 2-hydroxyacid dehydrogenase: MKVLVHTEDADRWREALARRLPEAEVITSDAPAEERREADYLAVWKPSAALLGEPERLKGIVNLGAGVDALLGNPGLPEGVPIVKLRDAGMADLIGDYVRYGILHFQRDFDRYRRQQHRRDWREHAVVDKADWPVGVLGLGAIGARVAAMVAADGYPVHGWSRSPKSLPDITCHHGEEGLETLLARVRSLVLLLPDTPSTRHVIDAAALARLPEGASLINPGRGTLIDEAALLEALDHGSEPDSETEGRLRGAILDAFPEEPLPEQSRLWSHPRVWVTPHMAGPTPLGTALDQVAEALRAFEAGAPIDTVDPEAGY; this comes from the coding sequence ATGAAGGTTCTGGTCCACACCGAGGATGCCGACCGCTGGCGGGAGGCCCTGGCGAGGCGCCTGCCCGAGGCCGAGGTCATCACGAGCGACGCGCCGGCCGAAGAGCGCCGCGAGGCGGACTACCTCGCCGTGTGGAAGCCCTCCGCGGCGCTGCTCGGCGAGCCCGAACGGCTCAAGGGCATCGTCAACCTCGGCGCCGGGGTCGACGCCCTGCTGGGCAACCCGGGACTGCCCGAGGGGGTGCCCATCGTCAAGCTGCGCGACGCGGGCATGGCCGACCTGATCGGTGACTATGTCCGCTACGGCATCCTGCACTTCCAGCGCGACTTCGATCGCTATCGTCGCCAGCAGCATCGCCGCGACTGGCGGGAACACGCGGTGGTCGACAAGGCCGACTGGCCGGTGGGCGTACTGGGCCTGGGCGCCATCGGCGCCAGGGTGGCGGCCATGGTGGCCGCCGACGGCTACCCGGTGCATGGCTGGAGCCGCTCGCCCAAGTCGCTGCCGGACATCACCTGCCATCACGGCGAGGAGGGGCTCGAGACGCTGCTCGCCCGGGTGAGGAGCCTGGTCCTGCTGCTGCCTGACACCCCCTCGACGCGCCACGTCATCGATGCCGCCGCCCTGGCGAGGCTTCCCGAGGGGGCCAGCCTGATCAACCCGGGCCGCGGCACCCTGATCGACGAGGCTGCGCTGCTCGAGGCGCTGGACCACGGCAGCGAACCGGACAGCGAGACGGAGGGCCGCCTGCGCGGCGCCATCCTGGACGCCTTCCCCGAGGAGCCGCTGCCGGAGCAGAGCCGGCTCTGGTCGCATCCGCGGGTTTGGGTCACTCCCCACATGGCGGGGCCCACCCCGCTGGGGACGGCGCTCGACCAGGTGGCCGAGGCGCTGCGGGCCTTCGAGGCGGGGGCGCCGATCGATACCGTCGACCCGGAGGCCGGTTACTGA
- a CDS encoding TetR/AcrR family transcriptional regulator has protein sequence MKTQATRDKLIQIGAELIAEQGFNATGINAVLSRAGVPKGSFYHYFSSKEAFGLAVIDAFAEQYDARLAAIFQDPELTPLGRLRRYFDAGRADMLSCDHARGCLIGNLGQELSSRSEVFRARLDQVFRRWERHLVACLEEAIAAGEVSEDLDVEVLAGFILAGWQGAMLRAKTAKSLVPMESFEQVLFRHVLSREVPAVI, from the coding sequence ATGAAGACGCAAGCCACCCGTGACAAGCTGATCCAGATCGGCGCCGAGCTGATTGCCGAGCAGGGCTTCAACGCCACCGGCATCAACGCAGTGTTGAGCCGGGCAGGGGTCCCCAAGGGCTCCTTCTATCACTACTTCTCGAGCAAGGAGGCTTTCGGCCTGGCCGTGATTGATGCCTTCGCCGAGCAGTACGATGCCCGGCTGGCGGCCATCTTCCAGGACCCGGAGCTGACGCCGCTGGGCCGTCTGCGGCGCTATTTCGACGCGGGCAGGGCCGACATGCTCTCCTGCGACCACGCCCGCGGCTGCCTGATCGGTAACCTGGGGCAGGAGCTGTCGTCGCGCAGCGAGGTGTTCCGCGCTCGCCTCGACCAGGTGTTCCGTCGCTGGGAGCGTCATCTGGTGGCCTGCCTCGAGGAGGCGATAGCCGCCGGCGAGGTGTCGGAAGACCTCGACGTCGAGGTCTTGGCCGGCTTTATCCTGGCTGGCTGGCAGGGCGCCATGCTGCGCGCCAAGACGGCCAAGTCGCTGGTGCCGATGGAATCCTTCGAGCAGGTCCTGTTCCGCCACGTGCTGTCTCGCGAGGTTCCCGCGGTGATCTGA
- the doeB gene encoding N(2)-acetyl-L-2,4-diaminobutanoate deacetylase DoeB, with protein sequence MSKRPSPISATVDFEADGVQHGFLKLPISNDESAWGAVMIPVTVVKNGDGPTALLTGGNHGDEYEGITALMKLTSSLEAGDVRGRVIIVPMMNVPAAMAGRRTSPMDGGNLNRSFPGDPDGTVTEKIADYFTRVMVPMCDVVLDLHSGGRTLDIIPFGASHVLDNPDQQRQALEGAKAFGAPYAMMMFELDAAALFDTAVESQGKVFVATELGGGGTSTPESLAITERGVRNFLIQFGLVQGQVEMPAEPQVYLDMPDASCYVQSEHSGLLELTLALGDAVQEGQVIARVYDMTRSGTPPVEYRAERSGILAARRFPAQVNMGDTIAVIAEVVDSLG encoded by the coding sequence ATGAGCAAACGACCCAGCCCGATCTCCGCCACCGTCGACTTCGAGGCCGACGGCGTGCAGCACGGCTTCCTGAAGCTGCCCATCTCCAATGACGAGTCGGCCTGGGGGGCGGTGATGATCCCGGTCACGGTGGTCAAGAACGGCGATGGCCCCACGGCGCTGCTGACCGGCGGCAACCATGGCGACGAGTACGAGGGCATTACCGCCCTGATGAAGCTGACCAGCTCCCTCGAGGCGGGCGACGTGCGTGGCCGGGTGATCATCGTGCCGATGATGAACGTGCCGGCGGCGATGGCCGGCAGGCGCACCTCGCCGATGGACGGCGGCAACCTCAACCGCAGCTTCCCCGGTGACCCGGACGGCACCGTGACCGAGAAGATCGCCGACTACTTCACGCGGGTGATGGTGCCGATGTGCGACGTGGTCCTCGACCTGCACTCCGGCGGCCGCACCCTGGACATCATCCCGTTCGGCGCCTCCCACGTGCTCGACAATCCCGACCAGCAGCGCCAGGCGCTGGAAGGGGCCAAGGCCTTCGGTGCCCCCTACGCCATGATGATGTTCGAGCTCGACGCGGCGGCGCTGTTCGACACCGCGGTGGAGAGCCAGGGCAAGGTGTTCGTTGCCACCGAGCTCGGCGGCGGCGGCACCTCCACCCCCGAGAGCCTGGCGATCACCGAGCGGGGCGTGCGCAACTTCCTGATCCAGTTCGGGCTGGTCCAGGGGCAGGTGGAGATGCCCGCCGAGCCCCAGGTCTACCTCGACATGCCCGATGCCAGCTGCTACGTGCAGAGCGAGCACTCCGGCCTGCTGGAGCTGACCCTGGCGCTGGGCGATGCGGTGCAGGAGGGGCAGGTGATCGCCCGCGTCTATGACATGACCCGCAGCGGCACGCCGCCCGTGGAGTACCGCGCCGAGCGCAGCGGCATCCTCGCCGCCCGGCGTTTCCCGGCACAGGTCAACATGGGTGATACCATTGCGGTGATTGCCGAGGTCGTCGACTCGCTCGGCTGA
- a CDS encoding nicotinate phosphoribosyltransferase — MTSTAPLQVAEGELALLTDLYQLTMTQAYWKEAMHERATFSLFFRRLPPTRRFMLACGQQHAAALLSRLRFGDDALARLSGTGLFDPDFLDWLSTWRFEGDIWTLPEGTPVFANEPLMEVEAPIAQAQLLESLMMNLVQLETVLASKAVRVVMAARGRPVVDFGMRRMHGVDAAVRGVRAYRTAGLAGTSNVLGGLRHDLALNGTMAHSYILAHGNEREAFRAFARHYPGTTLLVDTHDTLEGVQKVVELMREEPGLGVKAIRLDSGDLGELARGSRRLLDDAGHEEVKIVASSGLDEMQIDTLLEDGAPIDAFGVGTQMGVSADAPVIDLSYKLVEYAGEPRVKHSPGKINLPCRKQLYRRQDDRGRYLGDILALRDEPVDAGEPLLRPLVQAGRLVEAEMALADDARERVADALPRFPEDVRRLEAGESDYPVTLSPGLERLASRA, encoded by the coding sequence ATGACGTCGACGGCGCCGCTTCAGGTGGCGGAGGGTGAGCTCGCCCTGCTCACCGACCTCTACCAGCTGACCATGACCCAGGCCTACTGGAAGGAGGCCATGCACGAGCGGGCCACCTTCAGCCTCTTCTTCCGCCGGCTGCCACCGACGCGCCGCTTCATGCTGGCCTGCGGACAGCAGCACGCCGCCGCGCTGCTCAGCCGGCTGCGCTTCGGCGACGACGCCCTGGCGCGACTGTCGGGCACCGGGCTCTTCGACCCGGACTTTCTCGACTGGCTCAGCACATGGCGCTTCGAGGGGGACATCTGGACCCTGCCCGAGGGCACGCCGGTGTTCGCCAACGAGCCGCTGATGGAAGTGGAGGCACCCATCGCCCAGGCCCAGCTCCTCGAAAGCCTGATGATGAACCTGGTGCAGCTGGAGACGGTGCTGGCCTCCAAGGCGGTGCGCGTGGTGATGGCGGCGCGGGGCCGGCCGGTGGTGGACTTCGGCATGCGTCGCATGCACGGCGTCGACGCCGCGGTGCGCGGGGTCCGCGCCTACCGCACCGCGGGGCTTGCCGGCACCAGCAACGTGCTCGGCGGCCTGCGCCACGACCTGGCGCTCAACGGCACCATGGCCCACAGCTATATCCTCGCCCACGGCAACGAGCGGGAAGCCTTCCGCGCCTTCGCCCGCCACTATCCCGGCACCACCCTGCTGGTCGACACCCACGACACCCTGGAGGGGGTGCAGAAGGTGGTCGAGCTGATGCGCGAGGAGCCGGGACTCGGGGTGAAGGCCATCCGGCTGGACTCCGGCGACCTGGGGGAGCTGGCCAGGGGCTCGCGCCGGCTGCTCGACGATGCCGGCCACGAGGAGGTGAAGATCGTCGCCAGCAGCGGCCTCGACGAGATGCAGATCGACACCCTGCTCGAGGACGGGGCCCCCATCGACGCCTTCGGCGTGGGCACCCAGATGGGGGTGTCGGCGGACGCCCCGGTGATCGACCTCTCCTACAAGCTGGTGGAGTACGCGGGCGAACCTCGCGTCAAGCACTCCCCGGGCAAGATCAACCTGCCCTGTCGCAAGCAGCTCTATCGCCGCCAGGACGACCGGGGCCGCTACCTCGGCGACATCCTCGCCCTGCGCGACGAGCCCGTCGACGCCGGCGAACCGCTGCTGCGGCCTCTGGTGCAGGCCGGCCGGCTGGTGGAGGCCGAGATGGCCCTGGCCGACGACGCCCGGGAGCGGGTCGCGGACGCGCTGCCGCGTTTCCCCGAGGACGTCAGGCGCCTCGAGGCGGGCGAGAGCGACTACCCGGTCACGCTGAGCCCGGGCCTGGAGCGCCTCGCGTCACGCGCCTGA
- a CDS encoding ATP-binding protein, whose translation MRVPRLPRLAVSRLGIKLFAIILVVNVAISGLVFLAVSRSLDQGFIEYLDQTQTRRAETLAEGLAEEWAGRGDWQWLRQSPRAWHRLVRRQLWPGDTPPPEGIERRLGNPRDFVLHDAGGLPVIGLPPDGDQEAAELRWLPIVSEGEQVGILGYRPPQQLMARMDRIFLSRQQRNLGIIVAALGLASLLLAGGLSWWLGRRTRGMAQATRRLTEGDYSTRLAEHGRDELASLAHDFNVLAATLEASREARNRWVSDIAHELRTPLAVLRGEIEAMLDGIRALDRDNLHSLAQEVGQLERLVADLRLLSQSDAGALEVQLAPLDLAESLASRLDEATGWLDDSGIRLEREIDGPAWIRGDAQRLRQLWNNLIDNTCAYTQPPGRLRVRLACHDDRVQVTWEDSAPGVPDAELPRLTERLYRVEGSRNRASGGSGLGLSIATALARAHGARMEASPSALGGLCWTLTFTAIQDHTLTEDAT comes from the coding sequence ATGCGCGTGCCACGCCTCCCCCGCCTGGCCGTCTCGCGACTCGGCATCAAGCTGTTCGCGATCATCCTGGTGGTCAACGTGGCCATCTCCGGGCTGGTGTTCCTGGCGGTCTCACGCAGCCTCGACCAGGGCTTCATCGAGTACCTCGACCAGACCCAGACCCGCCGCGCCGAGACCCTGGCCGAGGGGCTCGCCGAGGAGTGGGCGGGCCGCGGCGACTGGCAGTGGCTGCGCCAGTCGCCGCGCGCCTGGCATCGCCTGGTGCGACGCCAGCTATGGCCCGGCGACACGCCGCCGCCGGAGGGCATCGAGCGGCGCCTCGGCAACCCCAGGGACTTCGTGCTGCATGACGCCGGCGGCCTGCCGGTGATCGGGCTGCCGCCGGACGGCGACCAGGAGGCGGCCGAGCTGCGCTGGCTGCCCATCGTGAGCGAAGGCGAGCAGGTCGGCATCCTCGGCTACCGTCCTCCCCAGCAGCTGATGGCGCGGATGGACCGCATCTTCCTCTCCCGCCAGCAGCGCAACCTGGGCATCATCGTGGCCGCGCTGGGGCTGGCCTCGCTGCTGCTGGCCGGCGGCCTCTCCTGGTGGCTGGGAAGGCGGACCCGCGGCATGGCCCAGGCCACCCGGCGTCTCACCGAGGGAGACTACAGCACCCGCCTGGCGGAGCACGGCCGGGACGAGCTCGCCAGCCTGGCCCATGACTTCAACGTGCTGGCCGCCACCCTGGAGGCCAGCCGCGAGGCGCGCAATCGCTGGGTGTCCGACATCGCCCACGAGCTGCGCACGCCGCTGGCGGTGCTGCGCGGGGAGATCGAGGCGATGCTGGACGGCATCCGCGCCCTCGACCGGGACAACCTGCATTCGCTGGCCCAGGAGGTCGGCCAGCTGGAACGCCTGGTAGCCGACCTGCGACTGCTCTCCCAGAGCGATGCCGGCGCCCTGGAGGTCCAGCTGGCCCCGCTGGACCTGGCCGAGAGCCTCGCCTCGCGACTCGACGAGGCCACCGGCTGGCTGGACGACAGCGGCATCCGCCTGGAGCGCGAGATCGACGGGCCGGCCTGGATCCGCGGCGACGCGCAGCGATTGCGCCAGCTGTGGAACAACCTGATCGACAACACCTGCGCCTATACCCAGCCTCCCGGGCGACTCCGCGTACGCCTGGCCTGCCATGACGACCGGGTGCAGGTGACCTGGGAGGACAGCGCTCCAGGCGTGCCCGACGCCGAGCTGCCGCGACTGACCGAGCGACTCTACCGGGTCGAAGGGTCCCGCAACCGCGCCAGTGGCGGCAGCGGCCTGGGGCTGTCCATCGCCACGGCCCTGGCCCGCGCCCACGGCGCCCGAATGGAGGCCTCGCCCTCCGCGCTCGGCGGGCTATGCTGGACCCTGACCTTCACCGCCATCCAGGATCACACGCTCACGGAGGACGCGACATGA